From a single Lolium rigidum isolate FL_2022 chromosome 7, APGP_CSIRO_Lrig_0.1, whole genome shotgun sequence genomic region:
- the LOC124679517 gene encoding protein BEARSKIN1-like: MADFSSSNGVPPGFRFHPTDEELLLYYLKKKIGFEKFDLEVIREVDLNKIEPWDLQERCRIGSAPQNEWYFFSHKDRKYPTGSRTNRATTAGFWKATGRDKCIRTSYRKIGMRKTLVFYRGRAPHGQKSDWIMHEYRLEEIDEAQGGTSEDGWVVCRVFKKKCFFKIAGGGGGEGSSSQSAEAGGGGHMTVSSPMGGHEHASMSSHYMHGMHPQYHQHTSSFYYSQMQPPETAYSHHVQVQDLLTNHRPAADASGGAGYDFSGLPVEHHGLEVSSSDGVAANGLAEGRDQTNGTASDQQWQAIDGFGNGGSAATVQQMSAMNPGQRGGEMDLWGYGR, encoded by the exons ATGGCTGACTTCTCGTCTAGCAACGGCGTCCCGCCGGGGTTCCGATTCCACCCGACCGACGAGGAGCTGCTGCTCTACTACCTCAAGAAGAAGATCGGCTTCGAGAAGTTCGACCTCGAGGTCATCAGGGAGGTGGACCTCAACAAGATCGAGCCATGGGACCTCCAAG AGAGGTGCCGCATCGGCTCTGCGCCGCAGAACGAGTGGTACTTCTTCAGCCATAAGGACCGCAAGTACCCGACGGGGTCGCGCACGAACCGCGCGACGACGGCCGGGTTCTGGAAGGCCACGGGGAGGGACAAGTGCATCCGCACCAGCTACCGCAAGATCGGGATGCGCAAGACGCTCGTCTTCTACCGCGGCCGCGCCCCGCACGGCCAGAAGTCCGACTGGATCATGCACGAgtaccgcctcgaggaaatcgacGAAGCCCAGGGCGGCACCAGC GAGGATGGATGGGTGGTGTGCCGCGTGTTCAAGAAGAAGTGCTTCTTTAagatcgccggaggaggaggcggcgagggcAGCTCGAGCCAGAGcgcggaggccggcggcggcggccacatgACCGTGTCATCCCCGATGGGCGGCCACGAGCACGCTAGCATGTCGTCCCACTACATGCACGGGATGCACCCGCAGTACCACCAGCACACCTCCTCCTTCTACTACTCCCAGATGCAGCCACCGGAGACGGCCTACTCGCACCACGTGCAGGTCCAGGACCTACTCACCAACCATCGCCCGGCCGCCGACGCTTCCGGAGGCGCTGGGTACGACTTCTCCGGCCTGCCGGTCGAGCACCATGGCCTGGAAGTCAGCAGCAGTGATGGCGTTGCGGCCAATGGGCTGGCCGAGGGAAGAGATCAGACGAACGGTACTGCTTCTGATCAGCAGTGGCAGGCTATCGACGGGTTCGGCAACGGCGGGAGCGCCGCCACGGTGCAGCAAATGAGCGCCATGAACCCCGGCCAACGAGGCGGGGAGATGGATTTGTGGGGTTACGGGAGGTAA
- the LOC124670744 gene encoding ruBisCO large subunit-binding protein subunit beta, chloroplastic-like isoform X1 → MSRMPLPPPSPPSLSSKGPTLPFSPKKSPPMPVYKDLHFNRDLSATKKLQVGVDLVARLVGVTLGPKGRNVVLGNKYGPPKIVNDGETVLKEIELEDPLENLGVKLVRQAGARTNDIAGDGCTTSIILAQGLIAEGMKVLAAGMNPVQIARGIGKTSDALVSELKLMSREIEDHEIVHVAAVSAGNDYSVGNMISDAFKRVGREGMVRIENGRGIENSLDIVEGMQFERGYLSPYFVTNHASMSTEFTDCKILLADKIISDPRELLRVCFSAVKEDFPLLIIAEDIEEEALATLTRNKLSGMIKVAATKAPSFGEQKTQCLEDIAIITGGTVVREDMGYTLEEAGKEVLGSASKVVIKNDSTLIVTDGSNLHAVEKRVAQMKGQIENSKERYQKKILGERIARLCGAIAIIQVGAQTVIELKDKKLRIEDALNATMAAIEEGVVVGGGCSLLRLSKKIDIIKESLDNAEQKIGADIFKNALSYPTTLIANNAGMSGKFVVEKVLSNDNISYGYNAANGSYEDLMAAGILDPTKVVRCCIEHAAVVAKSFLTSDVVIVEAQESKPVRVRPPMPPRNLIPPIPASVSGIRV, encoded by the exons ATGTCAAGGatgccgcttcctcctccttctcctccatccCTCTCCAGCAAGGGCCCCACCCTGCCCTTCTCCCCCAAGAAGTCCCCGCCGATGCCCGTGTACAAGGACCTCCACTTCAACCGCGACCTCTCTGCCACCAAGAAGTTGCAG GTAGGCGTGGACCTGGTAGCGCGGCTGGTCGGGGTGACCCTGGGGCCCAAGGGGAGGAATGTGGTGCTCGGCAACAAGTATGGCCCTCCCAAGATCGTCAACGATGGGGAGACGGTCCTCAAGGAG ATCGAATTGGAGGATCCGTTGGAAAATCTAGGAGTTAAATTAGTCAGACAGGCCGGAGCCAGGACGAACGATATTGCTGGCGATGGCTGTACCACTTCTATAATCCTTGCTCAAGGCCTGATTGCTGAAGGAATGAAG GTTCTTGCTGCTGGCATGAATCCGGTCCAGATCGCCCGTGGCATTGGGAAGACTTCTGATGCTTTAGTTTCTGAACTTAAGTTGATGTCGCGGGAG ATCGAAGACCATGAGATAGTGCACGTGGCTGCAGTTAGCGCTGGAAATGATTACTCGGTTGGAAACATGATTTCGGATGCTTTCAAAAGAGTGGGCAGGGAAGGCATGGTTAGAATTGAAAATGGAAGAGGCATTGAAAACAGTTTAGATATCGTCGAAGGAATGCAATTTGAACGTGGTTACCTCTCACCTTATTTCGTGACTAATCATGCGAGTATGTCCACGGAGTTCACTGACTGTAAG ATCCTGTTGGCTGACAAGATAATTTCTGATCCAAGGGAGCTCTTAAGAGTATGCTTTAGTGCTGTAAAGGAAGATTTTCCATTGTTAATAATTGCTGAGGACATCGAAGAAGAAGCATTGGCTACTTTGACCAGAAACAAGCTATCGGGTATGATCAAGGTGGCTGCAACTAAGGCCCCTTCTTTTGGAGAACAGAAAACCCAATGTTTGGAGGACATTGCAATCATAACAGGAG GTACAGTAGTAAGAGAAGACATGGGATACACACTAGAAGAAGCAGGGAAAGAGGTTTTAGGTTCTGCTTCTAAAGTGGTAATCAAAAATGATTCAACACTGATTGTTACTGATGGAAGCAACCTCCATGCAGTTGAGAAAAGGGTTGCTCAGATGAAAGGCCAAATTGAG AACTCAAAGGAGAGGTACCAGAAAAAGATACTGGGTGAGAGGATTGCAAGGCTATGTGGTGCGATTGCAATCATTCAG GTCGGTGCTCAAACAGTCATTGAGCTCAAAGATAAGAAGCTGAGAATTGAAGATGCCCTTAATGCAACCATG GCAGCTATTGAGGAAGGTGTTGTAGTTGGTGGTGGATGTAGCCTATTGAGATTATCCAAGAAGATTGACATAATCAAGGAATCATTGGATAATGCGGAGCAGAAG ATTGGTGCTGACATCTTCAAAAATGCCCTGAGCTACCCTACCACACTAATAGCAAACAATGCTGGTATGAGTGGGAAGTTCGTTGTCGAAAAG GTACTTTCGAATGACAATATAAGTTATGGCTACAATGCTGCCAATGGCTCCTACGAGGACTTGATGGCTGCTGGAATATTAGACCCAACAAAG GTTGTGAGGTGTTGCATAGAGCATGCTGCTGTTGTTGCCAAGTCTTTTCTGACCTCAGATGTGGTGATCGTTGAGGCACAAGAGAGCAAACCGGTTCGTGTAAGGCCCCCAATGCCCCCTAGGAACCTGATTCCCCCAATTCCTGCATCAG TTTCAGGTATTCGAGTgtag
- the LOC124670744 gene encoding chaperonin 60 subunit beta 4, chloroplastic-like isoform X2, whose product MSRMPLPPPSPPSLSSKGPTLPFSPKKSPPMPVYKDLHFNRDLSATKKLQVGVDLVARLVGVTLGPKGRNVVLGNKYGPPKIVNDGETVLKEIELEDPLENLGVKLVRQAGARTNDIAGDGCTTSIILAQGLIAEGMKVLAAGMNPVQIARGIGKTSDALVSELKLMSREIEDHEIVHVAAVSAGNDYSVGNMISDAFKRVGREGMVRIENGRGIENSLDIVEGMQFERGYLSPYFVTNHASMSTEFTDCKILLADKIISDPRELLRVCFSAVKEDFPLLIIAEDIEEEALATLTRNKLSGMIKVAATKAPSFGEQKTQCLEDIAIITGGTVVREDMGYTLEEAGKEVLGSASKVVIKNDSTLIVTDGSNLHAVEKRVAQMKGQIENSKERYQKKILGERIARLCGAIAIIQVGAQTVIELKDKKLRIEDALNATMAAIEEGVVVGGGCSLLRLSKKIDIIKESLDNAEQKVALVISDKLNIVSFVMQKCS is encoded by the exons ATGTCAAGGatgccgcttcctcctccttctcctccatccCTCTCCAGCAAGGGCCCCACCCTGCCCTTCTCCCCCAAGAAGTCCCCGCCGATGCCCGTGTACAAGGACCTCCACTTCAACCGCGACCTCTCTGCCACCAAGAAGTTGCAG GTAGGCGTGGACCTGGTAGCGCGGCTGGTCGGGGTGACCCTGGGGCCCAAGGGGAGGAATGTGGTGCTCGGCAACAAGTATGGCCCTCCCAAGATCGTCAACGATGGGGAGACGGTCCTCAAGGAG ATCGAATTGGAGGATCCGTTGGAAAATCTAGGAGTTAAATTAGTCAGACAGGCCGGAGCCAGGACGAACGATATTGCTGGCGATGGCTGTACCACTTCTATAATCCTTGCTCAAGGCCTGATTGCTGAAGGAATGAAG GTTCTTGCTGCTGGCATGAATCCGGTCCAGATCGCCCGTGGCATTGGGAAGACTTCTGATGCTTTAGTTTCTGAACTTAAGTTGATGTCGCGGGAG ATCGAAGACCATGAGATAGTGCACGTGGCTGCAGTTAGCGCTGGAAATGATTACTCGGTTGGAAACATGATTTCGGATGCTTTCAAAAGAGTGGGCAGGGAAGGCATGGTTAGAATTGAAAATGGAAGAGGCATTGAAAACAGTTTAGATATCGTCGAAGGAATGCAATTTGAACGTGGTTACCTCTCACCTTATTTCGTGACTAATCATGCGAGTATGTCCACGGAGTTCACTGACTGTAAG ATCCTGTTGGCTGACAAGATAATTTCTGATCCAAGGGAGCTCTTAAGAGTATGCTTTAGTGCTGTAAAGGAAGATTTTCCATTGTTAATAATTGCTGAGGACATCGAAGAAGAAGCATTGGCTACTTTGACCAGAAACAAGCTATCGGGTATGATCAAGGTGGCTGCAACTAAGGCCCCTTCTTTTGGAGAACAGAAAACCCAATGTTTGGAGGACATTGCAATCATAACAGGAG GTACAGTAGTAAGAGAAGACATGGGATACACACTAGAAGAAGCAGGGAAAGAGGTTTTAGGTTCTGCTTCTAAAGTGGTAATCAAAAATGATTCAACACTGATTGTTACTGATGGAAGCAACCTCCATGCAGTTGAGAAAAGGGTTGCTCAGATGAAAGGCCAAATTGAG AACTCAAAGGAGAGGTACCAGAAAAAGATACTGGGTGAGAGGATTGCAAGGCTATGTGGTGCGATTGCAATCATTCAG GTCGGTGCTCAAACAGTCATTGAGCTCAAAGATAAGAAGCTGAGAATTGAAGATGCCCTTAATGCAACCATG GCAGCTATTGAGGAAGGTGTTGTAGTTGGTGGTGGATGTAGCCTATTGAGATTATCCAAGAAGATTGACATAATCAAGGAATCATTGGATAATGCGGAGCAGAAGGTAGCATTGGTTATATCAGATAAACTTAATATCGTTTCATTTGTAATGCAAAAATGTAG CTAG